CCCCACTGTGGGTCCGTCCTTGATCATCGTCCACTGCCATCGTATCACGCAACAGCCACTGCCCTTGCCCACGATCAACTGTGACATTAGCAACCTGGTGGCCTAATAGGTGGACCCCGCAGGGTATTTTAATGGGTGTGGGCCCTCTGCCAAACAAGCAAAATATAACTTGACACGTATTACCCTGCTCCAACCACGTCAGTGGTTCTTCTAACGCGCCATGTTCCAATGATGGAATACACATGAGCTGCACATGACTTTTCTCTGCCTCGTCAAGATATTCAGTACTGACGAGTTTTTCATTGACAAGAATATCGACACGAGCCTTACTAACAACACATAGAACCAATCTTAACGTCTCCCATTTTAAATTTGGAGGAAATTCAAAACTAACCTCACATCTAGCAGTGTAACTCTCTTCTCCAAGTGAATTAAGATAATCTTCAACTAGGGTTGCATCTTTACGACAGCTGAACCACTTTGGAATATCATCGCCTGGAAGATTAATGTCGAAATAATAAGgagaaacagaagcttgattcagaaaaatattttctgtGATGTCGTAGCCGCGTAGTCTAACGCAATTGGTCAAACTCAGATACATGTCAGCCTCCGGTGAGAATTCTGGAATTTTCTCCAGCAATACCCAAGCcagttttggaattttttccaATGATGTGCAGTTATCCAGCGATACGAATTCTACTCTTTGTGGAAGCACTTGTTCTGGAATTTCCAGAAGACTCTTGCAATCACTCAAGTCAAGACTCTCCAAGTTGACAAATTTGCTAAAACATATCGGAAGATTGACAAAATTGTTTCCCGATAGATCAAGTTCTGTTAACGTGTACCAGCAATCAAGAAGCAGGAGGAAATCACTTTGTGAGGGATTGCATCCTTTGAGACCAAGTCCAGATAGGTTGGGAAGCAGCTGTAATTTGGAGTTGCTGGATGAAACTTGAGAGTTCACCGTATCCCCAAATGTAAAGATTTTTGGGCACCCATAGAAACTGAGCAGAGTGAGACGTTGCAATCCATATAAACCTTGTAATGAGGTAATTTTAAGGTTCTCACAATAATCAGCTCTAAAGTGAGAAAGCCCAGTAAGATATGCAATTGATGAAGGCAATTCTCTTACGCCACTTCCTGATATGTCCAAACTCAATAGTGATTCCATCTTCACCTCTATTTCTGGGAAACTCTCAAGCCTTTTGCAATCACAAAGGGAAAGACTTTCCAGGGAGTTCAATCTAAGTCTTGTTGCAAAGCTCGTAAGGTTAACGCATCCATTAAGATACAATGCAATGAGTTTATCAAGGAGTCCAACAGAATCATCAATCTCAACCAAACTTGTACAATCACATAGATACAAGTACTTTATGTTTGGGATTCCGGATAAGTCTGGGATTTTTTTTAGGAATTGACAACCCCTCAAATTCATAGTTGTCAGCTTTGGCATATTCTGTGagacaaaaacataaaataggaaattatCAAAATCACACCCTTAAAATAACAACTTCAGGTTTTGATTTTAGTTTtaggattttttgtttttgttttttttgttagataggaaaatgagagtgagtGAAAGGGAggatgagagagaggagtaacaaaagtaaaaacaaaaacttgaaagtaATTCCATCTTCTTCACCTCTAGTTCTAGGAAACTCTCAAGCCTTTTGCAATCACGAAGGGAAAGACTTTCCAGGGAGTTCAATCTAAGTCTTGTTGCAAACCTCGTAAGATTGAAGCATCCACTAAGATCCAATTGTTGAAGCCCAGTAAGATATGCAATTGATGGAGGCAATTCTCTTATGCCACTTCCATTCATATACAATCTCCATAGTGATTCCATCTCGACTTCTATTTTTGGGAAACTCTCAAGcctttcacaatttctaagatCAAGTTCTTCAAGAGATTTCAATCTAAGTGTTGCAATCCTTGTAAGATTGAAGCATCCACGAAGATCCAATTCTCGAAGCCCAGTAAGATATGCAATTGATGAAGGCAATTCTCTTACGCCACTTCCTAATATGTCCAAACTCGATAGTGATTCCATCTTCACCTCTATTTCTGGGAAACTCTCAAGCCTTTTGCAATCCCTAAGATCAAGATTTTCAAGAGATTTCAATCTAAGTCTTGTTGCAAACCTCATAAGCATAACGCATCCTTTAAGATTCAATCGAACAAGTTTATCAAGGCGCCCAACAGAATCATCAACCTCAACCAAACTTGTACAATGACTTAGATTCAAGTACTTTATGTTTGGGCTTCCAGATAAGTCTGGAATTTTTTCTAAGAATTGACAACCCCTTAAATTCATAGATGTCAGCTTTGGCATATTCTGTgacacaaaaacataaaataggaaattatCAAATCACACCCTTAAAAAAACaactttagattttttttttcttcctgaaaacagataataataattaatttaaattggtACCTTCAATTTCCCCAATCGTTTGATTCTACCGCCAGGCATATTGAAGTCAACAAGATGTACTTGATGAAACTCGGATGGCAAAAATTGCAACTGACATCTATAACCCCCCCAATCAATCAACCTCAACTCGTTGGGCAGATATTCAACGTCACCAGACAGAAATACATTACgatttatgaaaatttcaagatTTATCATCCCAGCAAAGCATTTTGAATGCAAGCGTATCTCATCTGCTTTGGAAAACTTCAGCATGATGCccttaatttttcttgttcCCTGAGATGGAAAAGTATTAGTATCAAGAAAACAAGTTGTTTTTCAAACCAAATGCTAATACACTTTGTTCTTGTCGAATTGAGTAtaagaatatatattatacttaCATTATTTTCCACCGTTAGAACATGGTAGACATCCTCAGGTGACCACAATCTACTACGCTTACCAGGATCATTGGGGCATTCTTCATGAACTATATCCTTGCCCAGTTTTTCTAGTAAGTCATGCATCCGAATCATACCATAGTGAATAGTTATCATTGCCTTCTCAATGAGTACTTCAATACAATCTCGGGAGACCTTGTTCTTAGAATTGCTTACTATTTGTAGCACAAAGTCCTTCTTTTCACCCTTGAAGAAACATGCAATGTCTAGAAAAACTTGTTGCACTGAATTATCTAATGCATCATAACttttttgaagaatttttCGAATACCCGTGTAAGGTTGTCCTTCATAACTATCCAATATATCTCGCCAACGATCTTTGTCTTCATTACGAAGATGAGAACCTAAAAGTGTTAGAGCTAGTGGAATGCCTTGAGCATACTCTAGTGCACTTTGTGCGAGTCCCAAATAATCCTCTGGAGGGTTGTTGGTTCCGAAGGCATTCAAACTGAAAAGCTCAAGAGCTGGGTTGCCATATAACTTTTGGACCTCGtatatcaaatcaattccatgACGTTTTAGCAATCCGCTATCTTGTGTAGTTATGATGACTCTACTACCCTCACCAAACCAATCATCTCCagccaatttttttaactgCTCCAATTGGTCCACATCGTCCAGAattaatagaatttttttatgccCCAACCGCTCTTCTATAACACCAATTCCTTCAGCAACACTATGAATTTTCAACTTTTTGCCTAGATACTTATGAAGAAGGGTCTTCTGTAGCTGGATTAAGCCTCCATGTGGCATTGACTTTTCTCTAAcattttccaagaaacaaCTTCCTTCAAACTTATGTGCAATTGCATTCCATATAGCTTTTGCAATTGTTGTCTTGCCTATTCCAGATGGACCCCATATCCCAACCATGCGACGACCATTCCCACCAACATCTAAAAGCCTTTCCACATCTTGTACACGAGATTGAATTCCAACTGGGTATGTGGCCACATGCCAAGATGTGCGGCTCAGTACTTTGCTGAAGATTCCATCAACGATGTTGTTGATAAATGTAGCTTCATACCTGCCAGTTTAACTATCCAATCACGcaaaagaacacaacatacTGAAGTAcgcaaccaaaaaacaaaaaaagatgtAATAGTTATTTAACCACAAACCTAATGGTATGTATCATTTATACTTGTATGCCCTTCGAAGAGATTAATATATATGGATTTGGAACTTTCTCCTTACAGCTATCGAAAATACAAAAGTacccaagaaaataaatcttcTCCCTTTACAAAAGAATACTTTTCTTTAATGagtaaaaattaaatgtaaccaaagtaaaaaagaaaaagaaattaacttAACTTGAAAAAGATAGATAACCCTGAAATATAGAATCAAGACACTAAATTAAACATAATGCCCTAAAGCTAtcgaaaatataaaaatacacaaaaaaattaaaataaagatcTTCTCCCtacaattttatatttttacaaaaggatacttttctttaattatgaGTAACAATTAAATGTGTAACTAGAgacagaagagagaaaaaaaattaaacttgaaAATGATAAAGATAGAAACATACTCTCCCTTTTTGAAATGCCATCCAGACAAATTTGCTGCTTCCGTAAGAGCTTTCCTCCATTTGCTTTGAATAAGCACTTTCTCCTTGTCATCCTTGAATTTGCTTTCAATAAGGCCATCAAATGCGTCACCAAATTTACTTGTTTGGTTTCGCACATGAGATGGATCCACCTTGTAAAAAATGGGCCAAATTATTTGTTGCTTGGATTGTTTACATCGAAGGATCTCAACAAGTTCATCAAAACACCACCTCGAAGATGCATAGTTTTCAGAGAATACAATGACAGAAATTCTTGAGTCTTCAATTGCTTTGACAAGGGCTGGCTTTATTTGTTCTCCTCTTGGaagctcatcatcatcaatgaAGGTGTGGATCCCTTTACCAACCAGAGCATTGCGCAAATGATCTGTAAAAGTGGTGCGTGTATCCGCGCCGCTAAAACTCAGAAATACGTCatatggaggaggaggaggagaagaaggagaagaagagtcTGGTTGAGTGGTcataagagcaactccacccatttgcccttagccatggcaagggtggagctagggcaagcactattcacgtgaatagtggttgcccttgcaaatagtaaatcgtttctccacccgttgcccttagccatggcaattactattcacttttttattttttcctcctatttttaatgaaaataattaatttgagtaatattttcagataagattttcggattcctacgtatcaagactattcataatcagataaaattttcggataagatatttggattcaaatttcggattaatttcaaagttcaaatttcagataaatttttgggttccaatttcgaatgaatttcaaaattcaaatttcagataaatttgggttcaaatttcggatgaatttcaaaatttaaatttcagataaatttgggttcaaatttcggatgaatttcaaattttgaatttcatacaaattagggttcaaatttcggatgaatttcaaatttcagatatgattttcatccaataaaatcaagccacgtggcatgtctatcttgccaaatttttctataaaaccagagtctcagctcatacctctcacaccacatctttctatattttcatttatgagagtttataattcatacttcattcattctgaatggaagaatttaggagatgcttggagagacaagagagagaaagaagagagagaaaccgtagagcagatgaagtcaatgagttgcagagacaagtcgatgagcaagttctcataacagtggctttggaagaagaagagaaccaaggtcgccgccATAGTTCACAAGCCGGCCGCCGCCGGAATGTGgaaagacataggcattctaggggtaagaatcttttggaagattattttatcccaacttctttgtactctgatgttgattttcgaaggcaatttagaatgcaacctcatttgttcaataaagtcatgcatgatatttgcaattatggtgcatactttgttcaaaagtgtgatgttgctggggttttggggcttcttccggagcaaaagcttacagctgttatacgaatgttggcgtatggagcatctgctgatcaggtggatgagattgcccggatggggaagtccactacgttggaggctttggtaagattttgtcaagctgttgaaactctgtacactagggactacctgcgtagacctactcccagggacctccaacggcttctgcaaaaagccgaagctcgaggattccctggaatgattggtagcatcgactgcatgcattggcaatggaagaattgcccaactgcctggCAAGGTGATTATGGAAatcgaaaaggccaaaaaagtatcatccttgaagcggTTGCTGGTttcgacacatgggtttggcatgccttcttcggagttgcaggatcacaaaatgacctcaacgtgctgggtcaatcccccgtcttcaacgatgtattgagaggTCAGGGCCCCAATGTCACCTATGAAGTCAACAATACAGTATACCAGACAGGATACTACCTAGCTGATGgaatctacccgaggtggacgacttttgtcaaaaccattccaaatccccgatcccagaagcaaaaattatttgctacatatcaagagggatacaggaaagatgtcgaaaggtgttttggcatccttcaagccaggtggttgattattcgaggtgcggcccgcatgtttgatgaggagatcctcagaagcattatgatgacttgcatcatcctccataatatgattgtggaggatgagtacgattatgatgctttagaggtctacgaaccggatccaatgaacacggctttgacacggatttatgaaaggcccatggggccaaatggagaaccgtttgagccggaaccgttggtgagggatggtcatttgatgacccgaatgatagatcgatatacggagatgcaatcttcgtatattcatgaaatgcgtcaatttcacttgatggagcatctatgggcggtgaaaggcaatgaagattaATGATGGAGAATAGATGCTttgcttatgttttatttagtatggtttggttgtgtttttatttttattgtgccttgtttgtacttttatttttatttttattatgttttgtttgaagtatggaatatgttgaataaaaaggtaatttattgaatgctttgtttattaaataatgaaatgtaatacaagtcattatgaattactaataaaataaaatacatgaattataacaactttaatagaa
Above is a window of Prunus persica cultivar Lovell chromosome G2, Prunus_persica_NCBIv2, whole genome shotgun sequence DNA encoding:
- the LOC18786470 gene encoding TMV resistance protein N, with the translated sequence MTTQPDSSSPSSPPPPPYDVFLSFSGADTRTTFTDHLRNALVGKGIHTFIDDDELPRGEQIKPALVKAIEDSRISVIVFSENYASSRWCFDELVEILRCKQSKQQIIWPIFYKVDPSHVRNQTSKFGDAFDGLIESKFKDDKEKVLIQSKWRKALTEAANLSGWHFKKGEYVSIFIIFKFNFFSLFCLYILLYEATFINNIVDGIFSKVLSRTSWHVATYPVGIQSRVQDVERLLDVGGNGRRMVGIWGPSGIGKTTIAKAIWNAIAHKFEGSCFLENVREKSMPHGGLIQLQKTLLHKYLGKKLKIHSVAEGIGVIEERLGHKKILLILDDVDQLEQLKKLAGDDWFGEGSRVIITTQDSGLLKRHGIDLIYEVQKLYGNPALELFSLNAFGTNNPPEDYLGLAQSALEYAQGIPLALTLLGSHLRNEDKDRWRDILDSYEGQPYTGIRKILQKSYDALDNSVQQVFLDIACFFKGEKKDFVLQIVSNSKNKVSRDCIEVLIEKAMITIHYGMIRMHDLLEKLGKDIVHEECPNDPGKRSRLWSPEDVYHVLTVENNGTRKIKGIMLKFSKADEIRLHSKCFAGMINLEIFINRNVFLSGDVEYLPNELRLIDWGGYRCQLQFLPSEFHQVHLVDFNMPGGRIKRLGKLKNMPKLTSMNLRGCQFLEKIPDLSGSPNIKYLNLSHCTSLVEVDDSVGRLDKLVRLNLKGCVMLMRFATRLRLKSLENLDLRDCKRLESFPEIEVKMESLSSLDILGSGVRELPSSIAYLTGLRELDLRGCFNLTRIATLRLKSLEELDLRNCERLESFPKIEVEMESLWRLYMNGSGIRELPPSIAYLTGLQQLDLSGCFNLTRFATRLRLNSLESLSLRDCKRLESFLELENMPKLTTMNLRGCQFLKKIPDLSGIPNIKYLYLCDCTSLVEIDDSVGLLDKLIALYLNGCVNLTSFATRLRLNSLESLSLCDCKRLESFPEIEVKMESLLSLDISGSGVRELPSSIAYLTGLSHFRADYCENLKITSLQGLYGLQRLTLLSFYGCPKIFTFGDTVNSQVSSSNSKLQLLPNLSGLGLKGCNPSQSDFLLLLDCWYTLTELDLSGNNFVNLPICFSKFVNLESLDLSDCKSLLEIPEQVLPQRVEFVSLDNCTSLEKIPKLAWVLLEKIPEFSPEADMYLSLTNCVRLRGYDITENIFLNQASVSPYYFDINLPGDDIPKWFSCRKDATLVEDYLNSLGEESYTARCEVSFEFPPNLKWETLRLVLCVVSKARVDILVNEKLVSTEYLDEAEKSHVQLMCIPSLEHGALEEPLTWLEQGNTCQVIFCLFGRGPTPIKIPCGVHLLGHQVANVTVDRGQGQWLLRDTMAVDDDIHKASETSLGKRPRLSDFMALDDDHRANVVDVGDHEAQRGEVDHPKRRHIDLNEEPKQ